DNA sequence from the Ruminococcus albus 7 = DSM 20455 genome:
GGAATATTGAGTAGTCTATCGTTACCGCCAGCTGTAAAACAGCTGTCAGCGCCTGTGTGATGAAGCTTATCTGTCCGAGGAATATGTTGGTTCCAAGATTGTAAAGTATCGCAAGACCAACGCTAAGCATAAAGAATACAGGTATCAGCAGAGAATCCATAGTCACCGCAAGTATGATGCTTGTAAGAAGTACCGCTATTCCGACGTATGCGGTGGTCTCTTTCATCGTCAGGTCTTTAATGTCTTCAACTATGGCGGTCATGCCGTTTATGAAACACTGCTTGCCTGCTATCTTTCTCATCTCAACTACCGCTTCAAGGGATTCGTCAGCAGAAGTGGCTTGATTGAAGAACACAGCCATCATTGTGGCACTGCCGTCCTCATTGTTGAAGAAACTGTAGATGTCCTCAGGGAGTATCTCTTTTGGTATGGATATATCAGCTATACTGTCATACCAAAGCACATCACTGACAGCATCTATTTTTTCAAATTCGGATTTAAGTGCTGCAACATCCTTGTCCTCCATGCCTTCTACAACTACAAAGGCGAAACCGCCTTTACCGTATTCGTCAAGCATTATCTGCTGACCTTTCATCGTGTCGATATCTTCGGGAAGATAAGAGAGTATGTCGTAGTTTATCCTAGTTTTCAGCATACCTATCGCCGCGGGCACCGCAAGCACCAATGCCAGTATGACGATGAGTATACGCAGTCTGACAACTGCTTTACCGAAGTTTTTCATACTACCGTTCCTTTCTTTGTGGTTTAATGACTCACGGTCATTTCTTTATATGTAGTATAGCACTAAAATGACCAACGGTCAATAGCTAAAATGACCTTTGGTCATAATTTTGTAGAGATAAACAAAATGACTGTCAGTCATTTGCGATCACTGTTGATTTTGACCTATTGACAAAAAATTCTAAATATCATATAATTATAGCAAACGACGTATAAGAGGATAATAGGATGCTTGATAAGAATAATATTGAAAAACAGTTCAATATGGTAGCAGAGGAGTATGATATGAACCGCAGAAGATTCATACCCTGCTACGATGATTTCTATATAAACACGACGGCGCTTATCGCTGCTAATATTGATGCACCTGAACGTATCATTGATCTTGGTACGGGTACAGGACTGCTTTCGGAACATTGGTACAGACATTTTTCTGGAGCAGAGTATATACTTACAGATATCGCAGAGGATATGCTTGAAGTGGCAAAGTGCAGGTTCAGCGGGCTTGAGGGCTTTTCGTATAAGGTTGCTGACTACCTGAAAGGTCTGCCTGATGTTTCTGCGGATACAGTTATATCAACGCTTTCCATACATCATCTGGAAGATGATGAAAAGCAGGTATTGTTCGGCAATATATACAATGCACTGCCCGATGGCGGTCTGTTTGTGAATTACGATCAGTTCTGTGCAGTTGATGACAGACTCAGCCGCTGGTATGACCGCTTCTGGGAAGGTCAGCTGTATAACTCCGGTCTGACGGACAAGGATATCGCACTATGGCAGGCGCGCAGAAAGCTCGATCGGGAATGCTCAGTCGAGCAGGAGATAAATATGCTGAGAAAAAGCGGTTTTTCTATGGTGGAATGTGTATATTCATATCATAAATTCGCTGTTATAGCGGCGTTAAAATAATGAATGAAATGTAATAATATGGTAATGATAAATATAAAGTCAACCCTCATATTCGCAAAAACGGAGGTTATATAATGGGAAAGCTGGATATCAATAAAAAGGCCAAGGAGGATTCTCTGCTTGCCACTGCATATAAGCTGTTCACAACAAACGGTGTCAGCAAGACCTCGGTATCCGATATAGCCAAGAGTGCTGGGGTGGCAAAGGGTACTTTCTACCTTTATTTTAAAGATAAGTACGATCTTAAAAACAGACTGGTGGCACATCAGTCTTCAAAGTTGTTCAGTAATGCGATCTCAGCACTGGAGGCTGAAAGCAAAGAAATGTCTTTCAATGAAAAGATCATTTTCGTTATAGACAATATTCTCGACCAGTTGGAGGGCAATCATGCCATGGTGGCATTCATCGCTAAAAACCTGAGCTGGGGAGTGTTCAAACACGCTGTCACTTCACCTTCAAAGGGCGATAATATGGATCTGCGTGCAATATACGATGCTATACTTGCTGATGCACCTGACAGCATAACAGAACCTGAGATCATGCTTTTCATGATAGTTGAACTGGTAAGCTCTACCTGTCATTCTGCTATACTTTACGGTGAACCAGTCAGCCTTGAAAAGCTTAAACCCTATGTTTACCGCAGTGTCAACGATATCATCAACAGGCATATCTCGGCAGATAACTGATCCCGCAACTATGGGAGCCCATACGGATAAATGCGCTTGCACCGTTTCGGTGTTAGCGCTTATTTTATGGAATGTATAAAGCGTGTATAAAAGTTGCCTGTATTCACTGAAATATAAATTATGAATTATGAATAGATGAACATTAAATATAATGAAGTTTTTGCAATTTAATCTTGCAATTTGTCTGTAAATATGTTATGATATACGTTAAGGGATTTTTTTAGTGAATCAATTCGCACAGTTGTGCGGGATAGGAGAATATGTATGCCAAAGAAACAGGATATCAACAAGATAATGATAATCGGTTCCGGTCCTATAATCATAGGCCAGGCCTGTGAGTTCGACTACTCGGGTACTCAGGCTTGTAAGGCGCTGAGAAATCTGGGATATGAGATAGTGCTGGTCAATTCAAACCCCGCTACCATCATGACAGACCCCGATGTTGCCGATATCACTTATATCGAGCCCCTTAATCTTGACAGGCTCACACAGATAATCGACAAGGAGCGCCCCGATGCTCTGCTGCCTAACCTGGGTGGACAGTCGGGTCTTAACCTTTGCTCGGAGCTTGACAAGGCAGGCGTGCTGAAAAAGTACGGCGTACAGGTAATAGGCGTTCAGGTAGATGCTATCGAACGCGGTGAGGACAGGATAGAGTTCAAGAACGCTATGAACGAGCTGGGTATCGGTATGCCCAAGAGCCAGGTGGCTTACTCGGTAGACGAGGCTGTAAAGATAGCTGAGGAGCTGAAATACCCTGTAGTTCTTCGTCCTGCTTATACCATGGGCGGCGCTGGCGGCGGTATGGTATACAACGTTGACGAACTCAAAGTAGTATGCGCAAGAGGTCTTCAGGCTTCTCTCGTCGGACAGGTGCTTGTTGAGGAGTGCATCTTCGGCTGGGAAGAGCTGGAGCTTGAAGTAGTAAGAGATGCAAACAACAACAAAATAACAGTATGCTTCATCGAGAATATCGACCCCATAGGTGTTCACACCGGTGACTCCTTCTGCTCTGCACCTATGCTGACTATCCCCGAGGACGTTCAGAAGGAACTCCAGGATATGTCTTACCGTATAATCGAGTCTATCGAAGTTATCGGCGGCTGCAACTGCCAGTTTGCAAGAAATCCCGAGGACGGCAGGATAGTCGTTATCGAGATCAACCCCAGAACATCACGTTCTTCCGCACTGGCTTCCAAGGCTACAGGTTTCCCCATAGCACTGGTATCCGCTATGCTGGCTTGCGGTCTTACTCTTGATGAGATACCCTGCGGCA
Encoded proteins:
- a CDS encoding class I SAM-dependent methyltransferase; translated protein: MLDKNNIEKQFNMVAEEYDMNRRRFIPCYDDFYINTTALIAANIDAPERIIDLGTGTGLLSEHWYRHFSGAEYILTDIAEDMLEVAKCRFSGLEGFSYKVADYLKGLPDVSADTVISTLSIHHLEDDEKQVLFGNIYNALPDGGLFVNYDQFCAVDDRLSRWYDRFWEGQLYNSGLTDKDIALWQARRKLDRECSVEQEINMLRKSGFSMVECVYSYHKFAVIAALK
- a CDS encoding TetR/AcrR family transcriptional regulator; the protein is MGKLDINKKAKEDSLLATAYKLFTTNGVSKTSVSDIAKSAGVAKGTFYLYFKDKYDLKNRLVAHQSSKLFSNAISALEAESKEMSFNEKIIFVIDNILDQLEGNHAMVAFIAKNLSWGVFKHAVTSPSKGDNMDLRAIYDAILADAPDSITEPEIMLFMIVELVSSTCHSAILYGEPVSLEKLKPYVYRSVNDIINRHISADN